Proteins from a genomic interval of Pseudomonas silesiensis:
- a CDS encoding DUF1329 domain-containing protein, whose protein sequence is MKNNKITQLLTCFTLSMSVVSAYGAVSAADAQALNSTLTPLGAVRAGNADGSIPAWTGGYSTVPAGYQQGHRAYDPFAQDKPLYTITAANLAKYQDKLSAGVIQLFKDNPQTFRIDVFPTRRTASAPQWVYDNTLKNATHALLEGDGLIVKGAYGGVPFPLPKSGIEVQWNHQLLWRGDTTKGKYKVWTTTADGQRVLATAAEDNAQYPYYYKDGSVETAGPNFMMAIQLTYAPAFRAGEALMVHNVTDYVQGRTLWQYLSGQRRVRRAPSINFDTPNSVASGVNFVDENYGGTGSPERFDWKLIGKKEMIIPYNNNQLLANADEKVMGQRHVNPDYMRWELHRVWEVEATLKAGKRHAVPKRTYYYDEDNWGNAMIDGWDAEGTLWRTSLSTPFVAPDIPATVNYCTGFFHDHRTKAWMYNCAMGDAGNEQYAITERRRESFFSPESLTKMSAR, encoded by the coding sequence ATGAAAAACAACAAGATCACTCAGCTGTTGACCTGTTTCACCTTGTCCATGTCCGTGGTGTCCGCCTACGGGGCGGTCAGCGCGGCAGACGCTCAGGCGTTGAACTCCACGCTGACACCCCTGGGCGCCGTGCGTGCCGGCAATGCCGACGGCAGTATCCCGGCGTGGACGGGGGGGTATTCCACGGTGCCGGCGGGTTATCAGCAGGGGCACCGGGCGTACGACCCATTCGCCCAGGACAAACCGTTGTACACCATCACTGCCGCCAACCTGGCCAAGTACCAGGACAAACTGAGCGCCGGCGTGATTCAACTGTTCAAGGACAATCCGCAAACGTTCCGCATCGATGTGTTCCCCACACGCCGTACGGCATCGGCGCCGCAGTGGGTGTACGACAACACCCTGAAAAACGCCACGCACGCCTTGCTCGAAGGTGACGGCCTGATCGTCAAGGGCGCCTACGGAGGGGTGCCATTCCCGCTGCCAAAATCCGGCATCGAAGTGCAGTGGAACCACCAGCTGCTATGGCGGGGCGACACCACCAAAGGCAAGTACAAGGTCTGGACCACCACCGCCGATGGCCAGCGCGTGTTGGCCACCGCCGCCGAGGACAATGCGCAATATCCCTACTACTACAAGGACGGTTCGGTGGAGACCGCCGGGCCGAACTTCATGATGGCCATCCAGCTGACGTATGCGCCGGCCTTCCGGGCGGGTGAAGCGCTGATGGTGCACAACGTGACGGATTACGTGCAGGGCCGCACCTTGTGGCAATACCTGTCGGGTCAGCGCCGGGTGCGTCGTGCGCCGAGCATCAACTTCGACACGCCCAACTCCGTGGCGTCGGGCGTCAATTTCGTCGATGAAAACTACGGTGGCACCGGTTCGCCGGAGCGCTTCGACTGGAAGCTGATCGGCAAGAAAGAAATGATCATTCCGTATAACAACAACCAATTGCTGGCCAACGCCGATGAAAAAGTCATGGGCCAGCGTCACGTCAACCCGGACTACATGCGCTGGGAGCTCCATCGGGTCTGGGAAGTCGAGGCCACCCTCAAGGCGGGCAAGCGTCATGCCGTGCCCAAGCGCACGTATTACTACGACGAAGACAACTGGGGTAACGCGATGATCGATGGCTGGGACGCCGAAGGCACCCTGTGGCGCACGTCGCTGTCGACACCCTTCGTAGCGCCGGATATCCCGGCCACGGTGAATTATTGCACCGGCTTCTTCCATGACCACCGGACCAAGGCCTGGATGTACAACTGTGCAATGGGCGACGCGGGCAACGAGCAATACGCAATCACCGAACGTCGACGTGAAAGCTTCTTCTCGCCTGAGTCCCTGACCAAGATGAGCGCACGCTGA